The following are encoded in a window of Pygocentrus nattereri isolate fPygNat1 chromosome 5, fPygNat1.pri, whole genome shotgun sequence genomic DNA:
- the si:ch211-223a10.1 gene encoding probable protein S-acyltransferase 23 isoform X1 produces the protein MSLSAVIGGNGIFEAVQRGAIEQVAQLIQQDQTVLQQKGWGGFTALHFAALHGNRPIAELLLSSGADPNIPCDAGQTPFHFACRHGNISIMHKMMQHGADLRIVDQQRKTSLHHAVSGGSIVAMQYLWETTMFQFSDGDNSLITPLHMAASTGNTDVVRYLLRNNRCAADAVDQQGATALHVAAEKGIIEVCWLLLQSAGFHILHMKNHTGLTPLDLCNSGTTFRHQQLTKILTQFINKPKDQKPRESYVVYYWTLLLPSLSGAAVLLIAAALGEYGGVFCGLLFPWVAKITLSQYHRMSSYQRLPNPIYLGTLTAGIIHSLVCYYYKILPSLWPAHTLLHISLLHFGVVLGLFWKVLRQDPGRLHSADADPRFTSIADLVEANQNPNRFCIYCELFQVDNCKHCRLCDICVMDYDHHCLFLNHCVGRNNHQVFVLFILAMIVAHLLFISTASYYLYWKMTTEEHWSWSSVTGRESWVLLLLLLNLLTLLWQAWLLSEQFDAISTGTTTYFRRSNSKKPAWGKCLATVLSFLIEGKSFRSQQCISVDI, from the exons ATGTCTCTAAGCGCAGTTATTGGAGGAAATGGGATATTTGAGGCTGTTCAGAGAGGAGCCATCGAACAGGTCGCTCAGCTAATTCAGCAGGACCAGACAGTCTTACAACAGAAAG gcTGGGGTGGTTTTACTGCCCTTCATTTTGCTGCCCTACATGGAAACCGGCCAATAGCTGAACTCCTCTTAAGTAGCGGAGCTGATCCTAACATACCTTGCGATGCAGGCCAAACCCCTTTTCACTTTGCCTGCAG ACATGGTAACATCAGCATCATGCATAAAATGATGCAGCATGGTGCAGATTTACGCATTGTGGATCAGCAGAGAAAAACATCACTACATCATGCAGTTAGTGGGGGGAGCAT tgttgccATGCAGTACCTCTGGGAGACCACCATGTTCCAGTTCTCAGATGGTGATAACTCCCTGATCACTCCTCTGCACATGGCAGCTTCCACTGGGAATACTGATGTGGTCAGGTACCTTCTACGCAACAAC AGATGTGCAGCAGACGCTGTAGACCAGCAGGGGGCGACAGCACTGCATGTGGCTGCCGAGAAAGGCATAATTGAGGTGTGCTGGCTGCTACTGCAGAGTGCGGGATTCCACATTTTACACATGAAAAACCACACTGGCCTCACACCTCTAGACCTCTGTAATAGCGGAACTACTTTTAG ACATCAGCAGCTCACCAAAATTTTGACCCAGTTCATCAATAAACCAAAGGATCAGAAACCCAGAGAATCATATG TGGTGTACTACTGGACACTCCTGTTGCCCAGTCTCAGTGGGGCAGCAGTGCTCCTCATAGCTGCAGCATTAGGAGAATATGGAGGAGTATTTTGTGGACTACTTTTTCCCTGGGTGGCAAAAATCACCCTGTCCCAATACCACAGAATGAGCAGCTATCAGAG GCTACCAAATCCCATCTATCTTGGGACGCTGACTGCAGGCATAATTCATTCCTTGGTCTGCTATTACTATAAAATTCTGCCTA GTCTTTGGCCAGCTCATACTCTCTTACACATTTCATTGCTCCATTTTGGTGTCGTTCTTGGGCTCTTCTGGAAGGTTCTAAGACAGGATCCAGGTCGACTCCATTCAGCTGATGCAGACCCCAGATTCACCAGTATAGCTGACCTGGTGGAAGCAAATCAGAATCCTAATcgcttctgcatttactgtgaA CTATTCCAAGTGGACAACTGCAAGCACTGTCGCCTGTGTGACATTTGCGTAATGGATTATGACCACCACTGCCTTTTCCTCAACCACTGTGTTGGGCGAAACAACCACCAGGTCTTTGTGCTGTTCATCCTGGCTATGATTGTTGCCCATCTCCTCTTCATAAGCACTGCCAGCTATTACCTCTACTGGAAGATGACCACAGAAGAGCACTGGAGTTGGAGCTCAGTAACGGGGAGAGAGTCATGGGTGCTCCTGCTGCTCTTGCTCAACCTCCTCACTCTCCTTTGGCAGGCCTGGCTGCTCTCTGAACAGTTTGATGCCATTTCCACTGGAACCACCACCTACTTTAGGCGTTCTAACAGTAAGAAGCCTGCTTGGGGCAAGTGCTTGGCTACCGTTCTCTCTTTTCTGATTGAAGGGAAGAGTTTTAGGAGTCAACAGTGCATCTCTGTTGACATTTAG
- the si:ch211-223a10.1 gene encoding palmitoyltransferase akr1 isoform X2, with product MSLSAVIGGNGIFEAVQRGAIEQVAQLIQQDQTVLQQKGWGGFTALHFAALHGNRPIAELLLSSGADPNIPCDAGQTPFHFACSVAMQYLWETTMFQFSDGDNSLITPLHMAASTGNTDVVRYLLRNNRCAADAVDQQGATALHVAAEKGIIEVCWLLLQSAGFHILHMKNHTGLTPLDLCNSGTTFRHQQLTKILTQFINKPKDQKPRESYVVYYWTLLLPSLSGAAVLLIAAALGEYGGVFCGLLFPWVAKITLSQYHRMSSYQRLPNPIYLGTLTAGIIHSLVCYYYKILPSLWPAHTLLHISLLHFGVVLGLFWKVLRQDPGRLHSADADPRFTSIADLVEANQNPNRFCIYCELFQVDNCKHCRLCDICVMDYDHHCLFLNHCVGRNNHQVFVLFILAMIVAHLLFISTASYYLYWKMTTEEHWSWSSVTGRESWVLLLLLLNLLTLLWQAWLLSEQFDAISTGTTTYFRRSNSKKPAWGKCLATVLSFLIEGKSFRSQQCISVDI from the exons ATGTCTCTAAGCGCAGTTATTGGAGGAAATGGGATATTTGAGGCTGTTCAGAGAGGAGCCATCGAACAGGTCGCTCAGCTAATTCAGCAGGACCAGACAGTCTTACAACAGAAAG gcTGGGGTGGTTTTACTGCCCTTCATTTTGCTGCCCTACATGGAAACCGGCCAATAGCTGAACTCCTCTTAAGTAGCGGAGCTGATCCTAACATACCTTGCGATGCAGGCCAAACCCCTTTTCACTTTGCCTGCAG tgttgccATGCAGTACCTCTGGGAGACCACCATGTTCCAGTTCTCAGATGGTGATAACTCCCTGATCACTCCTCTGCACATGGCAGCTTCCACTGGGAATACTGATGTGGTCAGGTACCTTCTACGCAACAAC AGATGTGCAGCAGACGCTGTAGACCAGCAGGGGGCGACAGCACTGCATGTGGCTGCCGAGAAAGGCATAATTGAGGTGTGCTGGCTGCTACTGCAGAGTGCGGGATTCCACATTTTACACATGAAAAACCACACTGGCCTCACACCTCTAGACCTCTGTAATAGCGGAACTACTTTTAG ACATCAGCAGCTCACCAAAATTTTGACCCAGTTCATCAATAAACCAAAGGATCAGAAACCCAGAGAATCATATG TGGTGTACTACTGGACACTCCTGTTGCCCAGTCTCAGTGGGGCAGCAGTGCTCCTCATAGCTGCAGCATTAGGAGAATATGGAGGAGTATTTTGTGGACTACTTTTTCCCTGGGTGGCAAAAATCACCCTGTCCCAATACCACAGAATGAGCAGCTATCAGAG GCTACCAAATCCCATCTATCTTGGGACGCTGACTGCAGGCATAATTCATTCCTTGGTCTGCTATTACTATAAAATTCTGCCTA GTCTTTGGCCAGCTCATACTCTCTTACACATTTCATTGCTCCATTTTGGTGTCGTTCTTGGGCTCTTCTGGAAGGTTCTAAGACAGGATCCAGGTCGACTCCATTCAGCTGATGCAGACCCCAGATTCACCAGTATAGCTGACCTGGTGGAAGCAAATCAGAATCCTAATcgcttctgcatttactgtgaA CTATTCCAAGTGGACAACTGCAAGCACTGTCGCCTGTGTGACATTTGCGTAATGGATTATGACCACCACTGCCTTTTCCTCAACCACTGTGTTGGGCGAAACAACCACCAGGTCTTTGTGCTGTTCATCCTGGCTATGATTGTTGCCCATCTCCTCTTCATAAGCACTGCCAGCTATTACCTCTACTGGAAGATGACCACAGAAGAGCACTGGAGTTGGAGCTCAGTAACGGGGAGAGAGTCATGGGTGCTCCTGCTGCTCTTGCTCAACCTCCTCACTCTCCTTTGGCAGGCCTGGCTGCTCTCTGAACAGTTTGATGCCATTTCCACTGGAACCACCACCTACTTTAGGCGTTCTAACAGTAAGAAGCCTGCTTGGGGCAAGTGCTTGGCTACCGTTCTCTCTTTTCTGATTGAAGGGAAGAGTTTTAGGAGTCAACAGTGCATCTCTGTTGACATTTAG